GCGGCCGAGGCGATGCAGCACGTGCAGTCCGGCCAGGCGGCGGCCGGCGGACCGGCGGCGCCCAAGGGCAGCACCGGCTCGCTCGACCTCTACACCACCGACCTGACGGCGCGCGCCAAGGCCGGCAAGCTCGATCCCGTGCTCGGCCGCGACGCCGAGATCCGGCAGTGCATCGACATCCTGCTGCGCCGCCGCCAGAACAATCCGATCCTCACCGGCGAGGCCGGCGTCGGCAAGACGTCGGTGGTCGACGGGCTGGCGCTGAAGATCGCCGAGGGCGACGTGCCGGACAAGCTGAAGAACTGCGCGATCCGCGTGCTCGACCTCGGCCTGCTGCAGGCCGGCGCCGGCATGAAGGGCGAGTTCGAGAACCGGCTCAACGGCGTGCTGCAGGACGTCAAGGCCTCGCCGCAACCGATCATCATGTTCATCGACGAGGCGCACATGATGATCGGCGCCGGCGGCCAGGCCGGCCAGGGCGACGCCGCCAACCTGCTGAAGCCGGCGCTGGCGCGCGGCGAGCTGCGCACGATCGCGGCCACGACCTGGGCCGAGTACAAGAAGTACTTCGAGCGCGACCCCGCCCTGACGCGGCGCTTCCAGGTCGTGAAGGTCGAGGAGCCCGACGAGAAGAACGGCATCGACATGCTGCGCGGGCTGGCCAACGTCATGGAGAAGCACCACGGCGTGCGCGTGCTCGACGAGGCGGTGCAGGAGGCCGTGCGCCTGTCCAACCGCTACGTCGCCGGCCGCCAGCTGCCCGACAAGGCGATCAGCGTGCTCGACACGGCCTGCGCGCGCGTCGCGATGGGTCTGGCCTCGACGCCGCCGGCGGTCGACGACCTGCGCCGCCGCATCGGGCTGCTCGACGGCCTGATCGCGATCCAGAAGCGCGAGCAGCAGGCCGGCACCGACCACGCCGAGGAGATCGCCGAGGGCGAGGTGCTGCTCGCCCGGCTGCGCGAGGAGCTGACGGCGCTCGAGGAGCGCTGGGCCAAGGAGAAGGTGCTGGTCGACGAGGTGACCAAGCTGCGCACCGAGCTCGAGGGCGAGGTCGACGAGACGGCGCGCCCGGCCAAGAAGGCGCAGCTCGACGCCAAGTGGGCCGAGATGAAGGCGCTGCAGGGCGAGTCGCCGCTGGTGATGCCGCTGGTCGACGCGCAGGCGGCGGCGGCGATCGTCGGCGACTGGACCGGCATCCCGGTCGGTCGGATGCTGGGCGACCAGATCCGCACCGTGCTCAACCTCAAGAACAAGATGGCCGAGCGCGTCATCGGCCAGGACCACGCGCTGGAGCTGATCGGCAAGGGCATGCGCACGGCGCGCGCGCGCATGCAGGATCCGCGCAAGCCGCTGGGCGTGTTCATGCTCGCCGGCACGTCCGGCACCGGCAAGACCGAGACGGCGCTGACGCTGGCCGAGGAGATGTACGGCGGCGACCACGCGCTGACGATCATCAACATGAGCGAGTTCAAGGAGGAGCATAAGGTCTCGATGCTCGTCGGCTCGCCGCCGGGCTACGTCGGCTACGGCGAGGGCGGCGTGCTGACCGAGGCGGTGCGCCGCCACCCCTACTCCGTGATCCTGCTCGACGAGGTCGAGAAGGCGCATCCCGGCGTGCAGGACGTGTTCTACCAGGTGTTCGACAAGGGCATGCTGCGCGACGGCGAGGGCCGCGACATCGACTTCAAGAACACGGTCATCATCCTGACGTCGAACGCCGGCACCGACCTGATCGCCAAGCTGTGCGCCGACCCCGACACGCGGCCCAATCCCGACGCTCTCAACGAGGCGCTGCATCCGGAGCTGCTGAAGACCTTCAAGCCGGCCTTCCTCGGCCGCATCACGATCGTGCCGTACTATCCGCTCGACGACGACACCATCAAGAAGATCGTCCGCCTGCAGATGGGCCGCGTCGTGAAGCGCGTCGCCGACAACTACAAGGCGACGATGACCTACGCCGAGGCCATGGTCGACACCATCGCCAGCCGCTGCACCGAGGTGGCGTCCGGCGCCCGCAACATCGAGCAGATCATCCAGCGCACCCTGCTCCCCGAGCTGTCCAGCGAGTTCCTCGGCGCGATGGCCGACGGAAAAGTTATCCACAAGGTTCACGTGGGGGTGGACAGCGAAGGGCGATTCGAGTATATGATTGAGTAATCGCTCATATTGAGTGCCTCCTCCGACGGAGGGACGCGGCCTGGCCCGGGCCGCGGCGTATCGGAGGATGGATCGGGCAGGCGCAGAGTAGGCCCCGCGCGGGCCACACATGGAGGATACAATGGCTGACATCTACGTCGAAATGACCGGCATTCCCGGCAACGCGACCGCCAAGGGTTACGAGAACCAGATCGTCGTCGACTCGTGCCAGTGGGGCGCCCACAACGCCGCGCCGGTCACCGGCGGTTCGGCGTCCGGCGCCCAGGGCGGCGGCGGCAAGGCGAGCTTCTCGGAGTGCTCGATGTCGAAGCAGACCGACAAGGCCTCGGCGCCGCTGATGCTGCACTGCGCCACCGGCAAGCACATCCCGACGACCAAGATCTCGTTCGTGTCGTCGAAGAACGACAACACGACCCAGCTCGAGATGAAGATCACGCTGACGGACTGCCTGGTCTCGAGCTACTCGAACTCCGGCCACGGCGGCGGTAGCCAGGGCGTGGCGATGGACATGTTCAGCCTCGCCTTCGCGAAGATCGAGTTCGAGCACAACACCTTCGACGCGAAGGGCAAGCCGACCCCGTCGAAGGCGATGTACGACGTCACCTCGGCGACCAAGGGCTAGGGTCCAAGGCCGAGCGCCACACGCGGAACGGCGCCGCCCCGACGGGCGGCGCCGTTTCCGTTGAAGGGACGGCCGGGCGCATCCGGCCGTCGACAGTCGCATCAAATAAATGATTGGTTGATCACTTTTTTATTGACCGCGGCGCGCCGGCGGCATAACGTTGCGCGGTTTCGGACGCGGGTTATCCTCGCGTCAAGCAGGAGGGCGAGATGGCCCAGGGCACCAGAAGGGTCCGGCAGGATCGGCGTTGGCTGCAGGCCCGGACGCCGCTCGCGCAGGACGAGTTCATCCTGACGGGGTTCACCGGCGAGGAGCGCGTCAACGAGCCGTTCCGGTTCATGCTCCGCTTCCTCTCGCACGTGGAGCACATCGAGCCCGAGCGCCTGCTCGGCGCCGACATCGCCTTCTCGATCGGCCTCACCGACGAGGATCTGCGCTGGTTCCACGGGATCTGCAGCCGCGTGCTGTACGGCCAGCGCCTGTCCGGCAAGCGCGAGGAGGAGAGCTGGTTCGAGTACCACCTCGAGGTGGTGCCGCAGATGTGGCTGCTGACGCACCGGGTCGACTGCCGCATCTTCCAGCAGAAGACCACGCGCGACATCATCTCCGACGTCATGCAGCGCGGCGGCCAGCCGACGCCGACCTTCCAGCTCTCCGGCCCGGGACGCACGTGGGAGTACTGCGTGCAGTACCACGAGAGCGATTTCGACTTCGTGTCGCGGCTGATGGAGGAGGAAGGGATCTTCTACTTCCACAAGCACTCGGAGCAGCGCCACGAGCTCGTGATCGCCGACAGGACCAGCGCCTACGAGCCGGCCCGCGACAACGAGGTCTACCTGCGCACGACGCACGCGCACCAGTCGCGCGTCACGCACTGGGACAAGCAGCACCGCTTCCTGCCCAGCCGCTGGGCGCACAAGGACTACGATTTCAAGGTGCCGAAGAAGGACCTGCTGGCCCAGAAGAACCGCCGCGGCGACATCCGCGTCAGCCGGGCCGGCGAGTTCGAGATCTTCGACTGGCCGGGCGACTACATCGACAAGGGCAACGCGGACGGCAAGGGCGACCGCATCGCGGTGCGCCGCATGGAGGCGCTCGAGGCGACCTGGACGGTGGTCGAGGGCCGCGGCGACGCACGCTCGTTCACCGCCGGCGCCCGTTTCAAGCTCAAGGAGAACGAGGTCAAGCAGGACGACGACAAGGAGTGGGTGCTGCAGCACGTCTCGCACGCCGCCAGCGGCGGCTCGTTCCTCGGCGGCGACGAGGAGGGCGCCCATTACTCGAACTCGTTCACCTGCGTGCCGAAGGACGTCGTGCTGCGGCCGGAGCGCAAGACGCGCCGCCCCGTGATCCCCGGCCCGCAGACCGCCGTCGTGACCGGTTCCGGCGAGATCGACGTCGACGAGTACGGCCGCATCTTCGTGCAGTTCCACTGGGACCGCCACGCCAGCGGCCAGACGTCGTGCCGCATCCGCTGCGCCCAGTCGCTGGCCGGCGACAAGTTCGGCGCCGTGTTCCATCCGCGCGTCGGCCAGGAGGTCGTGGTCACCTTCATCGACGGCGACCCGGACAAGCCGCTGGTGACGGGCTGCGTCTACAACGGCGACAACAAGCCGCCGTGGGATCTGCCCGGCAACAAGACGCAGAGCGGCTGGGAGACGCGCAGCACCACCGGCGGCGGCAAGGCCAACGCCAACCTGATCCGGTTCGAGGACAAGAAGGGCTCCGAGGTCCTGTTCATCCACGCCGAGAAGGACCAGTTGCGCGAGGTCGAGAACGACGACACCCTCGACGTGGGACACGACCAGACCGAGACCATCAAGAACAACCGCGAGACCACGATCACGCAGGGGAACGACACGCTCACCGTCAAGACGGGCAAGCAGAAGATCAAGGTGGCCCAGGAGATCGTGATCGAGTGCGGCGACATGGGGACGCGGATAACGATGACGCCGGGGACCATCAAGCTCGAGTCGATGAAGATCGACATCGTCGCCAACGGCATGATGAACATAAAGGCCGGCGGCGTGATGACGATCACGGGCGCCATGGTGAAGATCAACTGAGCCGAAGGCACGCGGGAGAGAAGGCATGGCGGAGGACACGCGGCCGTTCGTGAAGCTGGCGAGCACGTCGGTCGGCGACGTGGCGGCGCGCTGCGAGCTCACGGACCCGGCCAAGGATCTGGCGCGCACGGCGCGGGAGCCGGACGCCTATCTGCGGCAACTGGTCGACGCCGGCATGCGCTCGGACGCGATCCGCTGGCTGGCCCAGGGCCTGCGGCCGCGCGAGAGCGTGTGGTGGGCCTGCATCGCCACGCGGTGCTTCGCCGAATGGGGCCACAAGCTCGAGGAGCCGGACGTCGCGGCGCTGACCGCCGCCGAGGGCTGGGTGTTCAAACCCGACGAGGAGAACCGCCGGGCGGCGATGTCCAAGGCCGAGGTCACCGGCTACCAGACGCCGGCGTCGTGGGCGGCGGTCGCGGCGTTCTGGAGCGGCGGCAGCCTGTCGTCGCCCGAGCTGCCGGTGGTGCCGCCGCCGCCGCACCTGATCGGCCGCGCCGTGTGGGGCGCGGTGATGCTGGCGACCACGTCCGGTCCGCCGGCCGAGGTCGAGGCGCGCCAGAACCGCCTGCTCGGCCAGGGCCTCGACATCGCCCGCGGCGGCAGCGGCAAGGGCCCCGCGGCCTGACCGCGCGGCGGCGGTACCCGCCGCTCAAACGGCGCTTCGCGCCGCCGCGTCGAGGCCGTATCATCGGCGCCGTCGTTCCCGAGGTGCGTTCCCGATGCCGTCAGATCAGCCCTTGCGCCTGCGCGTCCACGCCCATCCGCTGACCGAGACGCCACCGCCGCCCGTGCTGCTGGTCGGCGGCGCGATCACCGTCGGCAGGCGGGACGACAACGGCTGGATCCTGCCCGACCAAAGCGCCAGCGTGTCCCGCCGCCACGCCACGATCGAGGAGCGCAACGGCCGCTGGTGCGTGATCGACGATTCCGCCAACGGCACGTTCCTCAACGGCCAGATGATCGGCAAGGGCGGCGTCCGGCCGCTGACGCCGGGCGACGTGATCAAGATCGGCGACTACGAGGTGATCGTCGAGACGTCGACGGACTCCGGCGCGCCGCCGATGCGCTCCGGCATGCCGGGACTGCCGCCCGCCGCCGACCCGTTCGGCATCGGCGACCTGTCGCGCCCGGAGTACGGCGCGCCGCCGCCGCCGCCGTCCGGCCCGTCGCCGTTCGATCCGCCGCCGCCGGAACGCCCGCTCGAGGGACCGCGCGCCGCCGACATCTTCGGCGATTTCGGCGCCCGCGACGTCGCCCCCGGCGTCGGCATCGGCGCCAATCCCGACACGCCGCTGGCGGCGCTGGGCGGTGGCATCGATTCGGCGATCGACGGTCTGGGCGGCGGAGCGCCGGCGTTCGGCGGCGGCGCCGATCCGTTCGGCGCGCAGCGGCCGCCGGCGGGCGACGGATGGGGCGCGCCGGGCGCGCCCTCCCCCGGGTTCGGCGGCGGCGGACTGATCAACGATCCGCTGTCGGCGCCGGGCGGCGGCTCGGCGTTCGGCGATCCGTTCGGCTCGGCCAACGCCATCCGCGACCCGCTCGCCAACGCCCAAGGGCCGCGCAACGACGCGCTCGGCTCGTCCGATCCCTTCAGCACGCCCGGCGGCGCGTCGGTGTTCGGCACCGACCGCGGCGGCTCGGCCGATTCATTCGGCGCGACGCCGCCGCCGGCGCCGCTCGGCTTCGACGCCGTGCCGATCGCGCCGGTCAGCGGCCCCGGAAGCTCGGCGCTGCCGTCGGACTGGAATTCCGCGCCGGGTGCCGGCCTGGCGCCGCCGCCGGCCGACCTCGACCCGATCGAGCAGGCGCTGTCGGGCCTCGGCGCGGGCGCCG
The genomic region above belongs to Rhodospirillales bacterium and contains:
- the tssH gene encoding type VI secretion system ATPase TssH: MAVDLKSLVAKLNQPCRKALEDAAGLTMTRTHYNVEIEHWLIKLLEIKDGDIARIVGRYEADLGRLTADLNRAVERFKTGNGRPPGLAPQVVGLAREAWIFASVNKGEHQVRSGHILVAMLSDETMSIAANNASSQFAKIPVEALARDFDAATEGSAEARAAEAMQHVQSGQAAAGGPAAPKGSTGSLDLYTTDLTARAKAGKLDPVLGRDAEIRQCIDILLRRRQNNPILTGEAGVGKTSVVDGLALKIAEGDVPDKLKNCAIRVLDLGLLQAGAGMKGEFENRLNGVLQDVKASPQPIIMFIDEAHMMIGAGGQAGQGDAANLLKPALARGELRTIAATTWAEYKKYFERDPALTRRFQVVKVEEPDEKNGIDMLRGLANVMEKHHGVRVLDEAVQEAVRLSNRYVAGRQLPDKAISVLDTACARVAMGLASTPPAVDDLRRRIGLLDGLIAIQKREQQAGTDHAEEIAEGEVLLARLREELTALEERWAKEKVLVDEVTKLRTELEGEVDETARPAKKAQLDAKWAEMKALQGESPLVMPLVDAQAAAAIVGDWTGIPVGRMLGDQIRTVLNLKNKMAERVIGQDHALELIGKGMRTARARMQDPRKPLGVFMLAGTSGTGKTETALTLAEEMYGGDHALTIINMSEFKEEHKVSMLVGSPPGYVGYGEGGVLTEAVRRHPYSVILLDEVEKAHPGVQDVFYQVFDKGMLRDGEGRDIDFKNTVIILTSNAGTDLIAKLCADPDTRPNPDALNEALHPELLKTFKPAFLGRITIVPYYPLDDDTIKKIVRLQMGRVVKRVADNYKATMTYAEAMVDTIASRCTEVASGARNIEQIIQRTLLPELSSEFLGAMADGKVIHKVHVGVDSEGRFEYMIE
- a CDS encoding type VI secretion system tube protein Hcp; translated protein: MADIYVEMTGIPGNATAKGYENQIVVDSCQWGAHNAAPVTGGSASGAQGGGGKASFSECSMSKQTDKASAPLMLHCATGKHIPTTKISFVSSKNDNTTQLEMKITLTDCLVSSYSNSGHGGGSQGVAMDMFSLAFAKIEFEHNTFDAKGKPTPSKAMYDVTSATKG
- the tssI gene encoding type VI secretion system tip protein VgrG, with the translated sequence MAQGTRRVRQDRRWLQARTPLAQDEFILTGFTGEERVNEPFRFMLRFLSHVEHIEPERLLGADIAFSIGLTDEDLRWFHGICSRVLYGQRLSGKREEESWFEYHLEVVPQMWLLTHRVDCRIFQQKTTRDIISDVMQRGGQPTPTFQLSGPGRTWEYCVQYHESDFDFVSRLMEEEGIFYFHKHSEQRHELVIADRTSAYEPARDNEVYLRTTHAHQSRVTHWDKQHRFLPSRWAHKDYDFKVPKKDLLAQKNRRGDIRVSRAGEFEIFDWPGDYIDKGNADGKGDRIAVRRMEALEATWTVVEGRGDARSFTAGARFKLKENEVKQDDDKEWVLQHVSHAASGGSFLGGDEEGAHYSNSFTCVPKDVVLRPERKTRRPVIPGPQTAVVTGSGEIDVDEYGRIFVQFHWDRHASGQTSCRIRCAQSLAGDKFGAVFHPRVGQEVVVTFIDGDPDKPLVTGCVYNGDNKPPWDLPGNKTQSGWETRSTTGGGKANANLIRFEDKKGSEVLFIHAEKDQLREVENDDTLDVGHDQTETIKNNRETTITQGNDTLTVKTGKQKIKVAQEIVIECGDMGTRITMTPGTIKLESMKIDIVANGMMNIKAGGVMTITGAMVKIN
- the tagH gene encoding type VI secretion system-associated FHA domain protein TagH; the encoded protein is MPSDQPLRLRVHAHPLTETPPPPVLLVGGAITVGRRDDNGWILPDQSASVSRRHATIEERNGRWCVIDDSANGTFLNGQMIGKGGVRPLTPGDVIKIGDYEVIVETSTDSGAPPMRSGMPGLPPAADPFGIGDLSRPEYGAPPPPPSGPSPFDPPPPERPLEGPRAADIFGDFGARDVAPGVGIGANPDTPLAALGGGIDSAIDGLGGGAPAFGGGADPFGAQRPPAGDGWGAPGAPSPGFGGGGLINDPLSAPGGGSAFGDPFGSANAIRDPLANAQGPRNDALGSSDPFSTPGGASVFGTDRGGSADSFGATPPPAPLGFDAVPIAPVSGPGSSALPSDWNSAPGAGLAPPPADLDPIEQALSGLGAGAGGAGAARPTPSGGAMPFGAAAALGAGALAGAAARPAPGGPPPSRPAPAPAPAAPAAPAGAQWLQSPPPGAAAGGLFGDASAGAEDPFSHPAAPAAAARAPRPATPVGAAMAPQGPPPQAFQHGAAPPPPAPARPMPAPVASPAAAAPAAASAGGDALLQAFIEGAGLREIPAGLDTVKAMRTLGSSTRAIVSTLARLLEARRLLKGEFRITQTVVGARENNPLKFSVDDSELMLVLLGAVRPGFQSGEAAVWDAGRDLEAHQVAMLSAFRATLDAVFARLSPEAVAAGEEAGFFGRVLPQARDAALWERYAKMHAEMRQDLGNTLAGRIGQIFAEAYEAENGRRGGSR